One region of Natrinema salaciae genomic DNA includes:
- a CDS encoding VOC family protein: MSRAPALPDDTRPGRTALRVADSAATIAFYRDVVGLRVLDRDGASATLGAGETPLLVALEDSDADPRGERETGLYHTAFRVPSRGALGAALERVRDGWTLDGASDHGISEALYCTDPEGNGVEIYRDRPRGAWPRTDDGSVRATGGPLALADLATAAADPTPTGPQLVPDGTTVGHVHLEVSSLEATREFYAETLGLDVTMSYAPGALFFAAGDYHHHVGANVWNERSTPADGLGLAWFELVVPEPAAVETVRERLRGSEAAVGDVDGGIEVADPDGIAIRIRATE, translated from the coding sequence ATGAGCCGAGCGCCGGCGCTCCCGGACGACACTCGCCCCGGTCGGACCGCGCTTCGCGTCGCCGATTCCGCGGCGACGATCGCCTTCTATCGCGACGTCGTCGGTCTCCGCGTACTGGACCGCGACGGGGCGAGCGCGACGCTCGGGGCCGGCGAAACCCCGTTACTCGTGGCGCTCGAGGACTCGGACGCCGACCCGCGTGGGGAGCGGGAAACGGGACTCTACCACACCGCGTTCAGGGTTCCGTCGCGCGGGGCGCTCGGGGCCGCGCTCGAGCGGGTTCGCGACGGGTGGACGCTCGACGGGGCCTCCGATCACGGGATCAGCGAGGCGCTCTACTGTACGGACCCCGAGGGGAACGGCGTCGAAATCTATCGCGACCGACCACGGGGTGCGTGGCCGCGGACCGACGACGGATCCGTTCGAGCGACCGGCGGGCCGCTGGCCCTCGCCGATCTCGCGACCGCGGCGGCCGATCCGACGCCGACGGGTCCGCAACTGGTCCCCGACGGGACGACCGTCGGCCACGTCCACCTCGAGGTATCCTCGCTCGAGGCGACCCGGGAGTTCTACGCGGAGACGCTGGGACTCGACGTGACGATGTCGTACGCGCCGGGTGCGCTCTTCTTCGCGGCGGGCGACTACCACCACCACGTCGGGGCGAACGTCTGGAACGAGCGGTCGACGCCGGCGGACGGGCTGGGACTGGCGTGGTTCGAACTGGTCGTTCCGGAGCCGGCGGCGGTGGAGACCGTCCGGGAGCGACTGCGCGGGAGCGAGGCGGCAGTCGGCGACGTCGACGGCGGCATCGAGGTCGCGGACCCGGACGGGATCGCGATCCGAATCCGAGCCACGGAGTGA
- a CDS encoding helix-turn-helix domain-containing protein, which yields MSSGIRAEVKIDDPPDCVVAQASAETSGRVDSVSRGANPSAPERVTEEFMLKAERYPDAFDVDAELSSIFSYGSSSVYRFERELGRGCPCECIEKHDCPVVDIRTQGASLYLTFHAPDMEGLQAIIGELRDRYATLDVQRLLQSQQDHEERNLVFVDRSTLTDRQTEVLETAHRMGYFEHPKRANAGEVAAELEITGSTFTEHLAAAQTKLLDAILEHR from the coding sequence ATGTCTTCGGGGATCCGCGCGGAGGTGAAGATCGACGACCCGCCCGACTGTGTCGTCGCGCAGGCCTCGGCCGAGACGAGTGGCCGGGTCGACTCCGTCTCGAGGGGCGCCAACCCGTCCGCGCCCGAGCGCGTGACCGAGGAGTTCATGCTCAAGGCCGAGCGCTATCCCGACGCGTTCGACGTCGACGCGGAGCTGTCGTCGATCTTCTCGTACGGCTCGAGTTCGGTCTACCGGTTCGAGCGCGAACTCGGCCGTGGCTGCCCCTGCGAGTGTATCGAGAAGCACGACTGTCCGGTCGTCGACATCCGCACGCAGGGTGCGTCGCTGTACCTGACCTTCCACGCGCCGGATATGGAGGGGTTACAGGCCATCATCGGCGAGTTGCGCGACCGGTATGCGACGCTCGACGTCCAGCGGCTGCTCCAGTCCCAGCAGGACCACGAGGAACGAAACCTCGTCTTCGTCGATCGGAGCACGCTGACCGATCGCCAGACGGAGGTCCTCGAGACGGCCCATCGAATGGGCTACTTCGAACACCCGAAACGGGCCAACGCCGGCGAGGTCGCCGCGGAACTCGAGATCACCGGGTCGACGTTCACCGAACACCTCGCGGCAGCCCAGACGAAACTGCTGGACGCGATTCTCGAACATCGTTGA
- a CDS encoding AzlD family protein: MVGEGALALDPLVVGVILAMTLVTALTKIGGLWLLRRIEVSERLEAGLSVLPGAIVIAILGPELAAGGPAEWGAAGVVLLIMWRTESILLSLCGGVGTVVLFRAHL, encoded by the coding sequence ATGGTCGGTGAGGGAGCGCTGGCGCTCGACCCGCTCGTGGTCGGCGTCATCCTCGCGATGACGCTCGTGACCGCCCTCACGAAAATCGGCGGCCTCTGGCTCCTGCGCCGGATCGAGGTGAGCGAGCGACTCGAGGCCGGACTGTCCGTCCTGCCGGGCGCGATCGTGATCGCCATCCTCGGGCCCGAACTGGCGGCCGGCGGGCCGGCGGAGTGGGGCGCGGCCGGCGTCGTCCTGCTGATCATGTGGCGAACGGAAAGCATTCTGCTCTCGCTGTGTGGCGGAGTGGGAACCGTCGTCCTGTTTCGGGCACACCTGTAG
- a CDS encoding DUF7560 family zinc ribbon protein — translation MSRYEFTCPECGQEIEVNESMREATLTHGCPVCGASVAPSNFVAEQQTN, via the coding sequence ATGAGTAGATACGAGTTTACGTGCCCGGAATGCGGGCAGGAGATCGAGGTCAACGAATCGATGCGTGAGGCCACGTTAACCCACGGCTGCCCGGTCTGTGGCGCGTCGGTCGCGCCGTCGAATTTTGTCGCGGAACAGCAGACGAACTGA
- a CDS encoding ArsR/SmtB family transcription factor: MSATNSDARKRGWQRDDPIDPQAVLAALDDDACRAILEATTEEPLTATELSERCNIPMSTAYRKVEMLTKAELVEERVRINTSGKHATEYRKSFDDVLVSVAGGGIEIEMTKPDGEIDSSATYAVADD, translated from the coding sequence ATGTCCGCTACGAACTCCGACGCCCGAAAACGAGGCTGGCAGCGCGACGACCCGATCGACCCGCAGGCCGTGCTCGCCGCGCTGGACGACGACGCCTGTCGAGCCATCCTTGAGGCGACGACCGAGGAGCCCCTGACCGCGACCGAACTCTCCGAGCGGTGCAACATCCCGATGTCGACGGCCTATCGAAAGGTCGAGATGCTGACCAAGGCGGAGCTAGTCGAGGAACGGGTCCGGATCAACACCTCCGGCAAACACGCGACCGAGTATCGCAAGAGCTTCGACGACGTGCTCGTCTCCGTCGCCGGCGGCGGGATCGAAATCGAGATGACGAAACCGGACGGCGAAATCGACTCGAGCGCCACCTACGCCGTCGCCGACGACTGA
- a CDS encoding Cdc6/Cdc18 family protein: protein MIVDGRVLREDFVPGEVVHRHDEVNLLSESLEPLLYEGRPDPAFLFGPTGVGKTCIARYTLGQLREQEPTVRVAYVNCWQEYTRFRVLYSVLEAVDRTVDVHRSTPKDELFERLSRADGGPIVVILDEVDQLEETAALYDLHRLSHVSPVLIANREEELFASFDDRVRSRLHAGTRVRFDRYGTDELAAILAERASKALEPGVVTDSQLRTIADAASGDARVGIGILRSAARRAEREGLGAITDSALEAAIPDARTAIRRKTVEGLIEHQRVLYDVIADAGEIEPGDLYAEYERRVEEPKTNRTLRNYLTKMVHYDLIEAVGERRGRTYRLVDGDDEAGDDR from the coding sequence GTGATCGTCGACGGCCGCGTCCTGCGCGAGGATTTCGTCCCCGGCGAGGTGGTCCACCGCCACGACGAGGTGAACCTCCTCTCGGAGAGCCTCGAGCCGCTGCTGTACGAGGGGCGGCCGGACCCGGCCTTCCTGTTCGGGCCGACCGGGGTCGGGAAGACCTGCATCGCCCGGTACACGCTCGGCCAGCTGCGCGAACAGGAGCCGACGGTTCGCGTCGCGTACGTGAACTGCTGGCAGGAGTACACGCGGTTTCGCGTGCTCTACAGCGTTCTCGAGGCGGTCGATCGGACGGTCGACGTCCACCGGTCGACGCCGAAAGACGAGCTGTTCGAGCGGCTCTCCCGGGCTGACGGGGGGCCGATCGTCGTCATTCTGGACGAGGTCGACCAGCTGGAGGAGACGGCCGCGCTGTACGACCTCCACCGGCTGTCACACGTCTCGCCGGTGTTGATCGCCAATCGCGAGGAGGAGCTGTTCGCCAGCTTCGACGACCGGGTACGCTCGCGGCTCCACGCCGGCACCCGCGTCCGGTTCGACCGCTACGGCACCGACGAGCTCGCGGCGATCCTCGCCGAGCGCGCGTCGAAGGCCCTCGAGCCGGGCGTCGTGACCGACTCGCAGCTGCGGACGATCGCCGACGCCGCGTCGGGGGACGCCCGCGTGGGCATCGGCATCCTCCGGTCGGCCGCCCGCCGCGCGGAGCGAGAGGGGCTGGGTGCGATCACCGACAGCGCGCTCGAGGCGGCGATTCCGGACGCGCGGACGGCGATCCGTCGGAAGACCGTCGAGGGGCTGATCGAACACCAGCGGGTGCTGTACGACGTGATCGCCGACGCCGGCGAGATCGAGCCGGGGGACCTCTACGCGGAGTACGAGCGCCGGGTCGAGGAGCCGAAGACGAACCGCACGCTGCGCAACTACCTGACGAAGATGGTCCACTACGACCTGATCGAGGCCGTCGGCGAGCGTCGGGGTCGGACCTATCGGCTCGTCGACGGCGACGACGAGGCCGGCGACGACCGCTAA
- a CDS encoding ubiquitin-like small modifier protein 1 has translation MEIDLRFFATYREAVGEKERTRTVDDDATVGDVLTALEAEYDELDGRLLEDGTIRPQLSVLKNGRNVVHMAGVDTSLEAGDVVSVFPPVAGG, from the coding sequence ATGGAAATCGATCTCCGGTTCTTCGCCACGTACCGGGAAGCCGTCGGGGAGAAAGAGCGAACGCGCACGGTCGACGACGACGCGACCGTCGGCGACGTTCTCACCGCCCTCGAGGCCGAGTACGACGAACTCGACGGACGGTTGCTCGAGGACGGGACGATCCGACCGCAGCTGAGCGTCCTGAAAAACGGCCGTAACGTGGTGCACATGGCGGGTGTCGACACGTCCCTCGAGGCGGGCGACGTGGTATCGGTCTTCCCGCCGGTCGCCGGCGGATAA
- a CDS encoding pyridoxamine 5'-phosphate oxidase family protein has product MAIDQETEMTDAEIDDFLSRHETGVLSLARSDEPYAIPISYGYDEADQAFYMRMVSTPESEKRQFLESAPAARLVVYDEADSTYQSVIATGDLETIEPAALTPEQIAQYGEAKRPLFEIWAEGKDTLNIELYRLTPATLAGRRTEIDREK; this is encoded by the coding sequence ATGGCAATCGACCAGGAGACCGAGATGACCGACGCGGAGATCGACGACTTCCTCAGTCGTCACGAGACGGGGGTGCTGTCGCTCGCGCGCTCGGACGAACCCTACGCGATTCCGATCTCGTACGGCTACGACGAGGCAGATCAGGCGTTCTACATGCGGATGGTATCGACGCCCGAGAGCGAAAAGCGGCAGTTCCTCGAGTCCGCGCCCGCCGCGCGACTCGTCGTCTACGACGAAGCGGACTCGACCTACCAGAGCGTCATCGCCACGGGTGACCTCGAGACCATCGAGCCCGCGGCGCTGACGCCGGAACAGATCGCCCAGTACGGTGAGGCGAAACGACCGCTGTTCGAGATCTGGGCGGAAGGGAAGGACACGCTGAACATCGAACTCTACCGTCTCACGCCGGCGACGCTCGCCGGCCGGCGAACCGAGATCGATCGCGAGAAGTAA
- a CDS encoding AzlC family ABC transporter permease, with product MTEIDGGDADRSPTGNTDRTADGPADETPIPDADGRAPITFGWDGVRAGFLTCVPVALGVGGYGIAFGMLARRAGLSVAEAALMSATVIAGAAQIVAVELWAEPLPVATIVLTTLAINLRYSLMGAALGPWLERLSPIRSYGSLLLMADENWALTMRELKSGSRRGAFLLGTGIAIWVFWVASTVVGAAAGGSIGDPAQYGIDFVLAAVFVALAAELWEGRSTLVPWLVALATAVAAAELVPGQWYILLGGSAAAAVEVIRHGR from the coding sequence GTGACCGAAATCGACGGGGGTGACGCCGATCGGAGCCCCACCGGGAACACCGACCGGACGGCGGACGGGCCGGCCGACGAGACGCCGATCCCCGACGCCGACGGACGCGCGCCGATCACGTTCGGTTGGGACGGGGTCCGCGCCGGCTTCCTCACCTGCGTTCCCGTGGCGCTCGGCGTCGGCGGGTACGGGATCGCCTTCGGGATGCTCGCTCGTCGGGCCGGGCTGAGCGTCGCCGAGGCGGCGCTGATGAGCGCGACCGTCATCGCCGGTGCCGCTCAGATCGTCGCCGTCGAGCTCTGGGCGGAGCCGCTCCCCGTCGCGACGATCGTCCTCACGACGCTGGCGATCAACCTGCGCTACTCGCTGATGGGCGCGGCGTTGGGACCGTGGCTCGAGCGACTCTCGCCGATCCGGAGTTACGGGAGCCTCCTGCTCATGGCCGACGAGAACTGGGCGTTGACGATGCGCGAGCTCAAGTCCGGGAGCCGTCGCGGTGCGTTCCTCCTCGGCACCGGGATCGCGATCTGGGTCTTCTGGGTCGCGTCGACGGTCGTCGGGGCGGCCGCCGGCGGTTCGATCGGCGACCCGGCTCAGTACGGCATCGACTTCGTCCTCGCGGCGGTCTTCGTCGCGCTCGCTGCCGAACTCTGGGAGGGACGCTCGACACTCGTGCCGTGGCTCGTCGCGCTCGCGACCGCCGTCGCCGCCGCGGAACTCGTTCCGGGCCAGTGGTACATCCTGCTGGGCGGGTCCGCGGCCGCCGCGGTGGAGGTGATCCGCCATGGTCGGTGA
- a CDS encoding glycosyltransferase, which produces MVTTETVAAFTDLYLPTVNGVTYTVSLWRDRWSRHRGSMPVVFPETDGYEPGDGEYALPSVDAPLFPQYRLALPTIPDGLEVPDVVHAHTPFTVGVAGLRFARKHGVPAVASYHTLLDDRAEHWVPEPLVDGVEHACRAYERSFFDRVDRVVAPTSFARRHLTEHVGADVDVTVVSNGIDTEFFRPIDSTAFRDRYDLPDGPLLGYTGRHGPEKNLAEAIDAVAGTDWTLVLAGDGPDREALEERATATDADVRFLGFLDRPDLPAFYSALDAFVFPSPVETQGLVALEATACGTPVVAVDAGALTDSVIEGETGYRYALGDLDSFRRAIRRTLAEADRLSDLCRRRRAMLSVEHSLEQLAGVYDALGP; this is translated from the coding sequence ATGGTCACCACGGAGACCGTCGCCGCGTTTACCGATCTCTACCTGCCGACGGTCAACGGCGTCACCTATACGGTCTCCCTCTGGCGCGACCGCTGGTCACGTCACCGCGGATCGATGCCCGTCGTCTTTCCCGAAACCGACGGCTACGAACCCGGAGACGGGGAGTACGCCCTGCCGAGCGTCGACGCGCCGCTGTTCCCGCAGTATAGACTCGCCCTGCCGACGATCCCCGACGGACTCGAGGTGCCGGACGTCGTCCACGCACACACGCCCTTCACCGTCGGCGTCGCGGGCCTGCGTTTCGCCCGGAAACACGGCGTTCCCGCCGTCGCGTCGTACCACACGCTCCTCGACGACCGGGCGGAACACTGGGTCCCGGAGCCGCTCGTCGACGGCGTCGAACACGCCTGTCGTGCCTACGAACGGTCGTTCTTCGATCGGGTCGACCGCGTCGTCGCGCCAACGTCGTTCGCCCGACGACACCTCACGGAGCACGTCGGCGCGGACGTCGACGTGACCGTCGTGTCGAACGGTATCGACACCGAGTTCTTTCGCCCGATCGACTCGACGGCCTTTCGCGACCGTTACGATCTGCCCGACGGCCCGCTGCTCGGCTACACGGGCAGACACGGCCCCGAGAAGAACCTCGCGGAAGCGATCGACGCCGTCGCTGGAACCGACTGGACGCTCGTTCTGGCCGGTGATGGCCCCGACCGCGAGGCGCTCGAGGAGCGCGCCACGGCGACGGACGCCGACGTTCGCTTCCTGGGGTTTCTCGACCGCCCGGACCTCCCGGCGTTTTACTCGGCGCTCGACGCCTTCGTCTTCCCGAGCCCGGTCGAGACCCAGGGACTGGTCGCGCTCGAGGCCACGGCCTGCGGGACGCCCGTGGTCGCCGTCGACGCGGGCGCACTCACCGACAGCGTGATCGAGGGAGAGACCGGCTACCGGTACGCTCTCGGCGACCTCGACTCGTTTCGCCGGGCGATTCGTCGCACGCTCGCCGAAGCCGATCGGCTCTCGGATCTCTGTCGCAGACGTCGGGCGATGCTCTCGGTCGAACACTCGCTCGAGCAACTGGCGGGCGTGTACGACGCGCTCGGTCCGTGA
- a CDS encoding GNAT family N-acetyltransferase, with product MRMYPRGSFEDDLQRRVYEYVERNGAVTPAELAQAIEIDGGRAHSKPARSGTYTETVPPAPDELRSCIEALQADGYLTEVDGKLRVALSATTTDLECEDGVVTIRPAREEDRPGVVETMRRVADGGTYVVAENVATQLERESALVRANEERSRIFFVAVRDDEAATEAADERESTEPSGDSRGTGDVVGWLHIDAPTLPSLRHTAELTVGVDPDVRRQGVGSSLLEYGLEWAADAGYRKLYQNVPATNEAAIEFLEANGWQREGEHEEQYCLDGEFVDEIMLATWP from the coding sequence ATGCGCATGTATCCGCGGGGGTCGTTCGAAGACGATCTGCAGCGGCGCGTCTACGAGTACGTCGAGCGTAACGGTGCCGTCACGCCGGCCGAACTGGCGCAGGCGATCGAGATCGACGGCGGCCGGGCCCACTCCAAACCCGCCCGGTCGGGGACCTACACCGAAACCGTCCCGCCCGCTCCGGACGAGCTCCGGTCGTGTATCGAGGCGCTGCAAGCCGACGGCTACCTGACCGAGGTCGACGGCAAGCTCCGGGTCGCGCTCTCGGCGACGACCACCGACCTCGAGTGCGAGGACGGCGTCGTCACCATCCGGCCGGCACGCGAGGAAGACCGACCGGGCGTCGTCGAGACGATGCGCCGGGTCGCCGACGGCGGAACCTACGTCGTCGCCGAGAACGTCGCGACGCAACTCGAGCGCGAGTCGGCACTGGTCCGGGCCAACGAGGAGCGCTCGCGGATCTTCTTCGTCGCGGTCCGCGACGACGAGGCGGCGACCGAGGCTGCCGACGAGCGCGAGTCGACCGAACCCAGCGGTGATTCGAGGGGAACGGGCGACGTCGTCGGCTGGCTCCACATCGACGCACCGACGCTCCCGTCGCTTCGCCACACTGCCGAACTGACCGTCGGCGTCGATCCCGACGTTCGACGACAGGGCGTCGGCTCGTCGTTGCTCGAGTACGGCCTCGAGTGGGCCGCCGACGCGGGGTATCGGAAGCTGTACCAGAACGTGCCGGCGACAAACGAGGCCGCGATCGAGTTCCTCGAGGCGAACGGCTGGCAGCGCGAGGGCGAACACGAGGAGCAGTACTGTCTCGACGGCGAGTTCGTCGACGAGATCATGCTGGCGACGTGGCCCTGA
- a CDS encoding YIP1 family protein: protein MSLLNQWKGVNGYMIKDPGTFFSEYDETHGAGYPLAFMFLSFLATMVPLAALMVVFNITSPEDAVIGVVVALFFAVVSWVLGVIEALLVHIIASLFGGRGVAVTLEAYAFPTLIRSGLWWLPVIGWIPALYGWYLQIRGLAAFHDISTGKAFVAALFPLLLYIASIVVLAAVIAAFVLDLGNPPETQPAMLLLELA, encoded by the coding sequence ATGAGTCTGCTGAATCAATGGAAGGGGGTAAACGGATACATGATCAAGGATCCGGGAACGTTCTTCTCGGAGTACGACGAGACACACGGAGCGGGCTATCCGCTCGCCTTCATGTTCCTCTCGTTTCTCGCCACTATGGTGCCGCTGGCGGCGCTCATGGTGGTCTTCAACATCACGTCGCCCGAGGATGCGGTGATCGGCGTCGTCGTTGCGTTGTTTTTCGCCGTCGTCTCCTGGGTGCTCGGGGTTATCGAGGCCCTGCTCGTCCACATCATCGCCTCCCTGTTCGGCGGCAGGGGCGTGGCCGTGACGCTCGAGGCGTACGCCTTCCCGACGCTCATCCGGAGCGGCCTGTGGTGGCTCCCGGTTATCGGCTGGATTCCCGCACTATACGGCTGGTACCTTCAGATCAGGGGGCTGGCCGCGTTCCACGATATTTCGACCGGGAAGGCCTTCGTGGCCGCGCTGTTCCCGCTCCTGTTGTACATCGCGTCCATCGTCGTCCTCGCCGCCGTGATCGCCGCCTTCGTCCTCGATCTCGGTAATCCGCCCGAGACGCAGCCGGCGATGCTCCTGCTCGAGCTCGCCTAG